The genome window ACGTACTTCTCCTATGCCGAAGACAGCTGGCTCAGTAAGAAAATATCTTTTTCCATATTTGATATAAATATacttttaaagttaaattatgcGTCATTATTTATACCCGTTCGAGTTTTAAAACCGAATTGAAATTCGAGCCAAAACAGATATCTATCTTTAAAAAAGAACCAaaccgaaaccaaactaaaatgTGAAACcgaatattttcaatttttttttccaaaccgGGGGAAAAAACAAACATGAAAAATCGAAATCAAACCCTAAAAAATCAAACCGAAAACCAAAACGCCAACCCTATTTTGGTACGTACTTCCTATGCCGAAGACAGCTGGCTCAGTAAGAAAATATCTTTTTCCATATTCGAtacaaatatacttttaaagttaaattatgcGTCATGGCTTACGCCAGTAATCCTATATACCAcgtttataaaattttatactgACCATAgttttgtttataaaattttataccgACCATAGTTTTGTCGATCAATTAAACGTTTACTATTTTGGAGTTTCcatatgagaaataaattagtaaattagttaataaaaaaagttgaccaaatcttataaatatttaacaataaTTAGTTTATTCCCATAATCCCCCAAATCATTTGGTGTTAGATTGCACAGATTAGAGGCAAGTGCAATCAAGAGCCAATAAAACTGCTTAGGAAGCTGCCAAAATAGGAAAAAGTTAATCTTGAAACCTATAAATCCACGAAATTAAACGTCGTACCGCTGCAGTACAGAAACCTCGTCCGTCAGGCCCCGTGTTCTTCGGTTCTTGGCAGGGATGACGAAGGAAACATTAAGGAAGTGTTCCCATTGCGGACACAACGGCCATAACTCCCGAACATGCAAAGGTTGTAGCAGTATAAGGCTGTTCGGGGTGAAAATCAACGTTTCTGGGGATGAAAACCACCATGATCCAATCCGGAGATGTAAGAGTATGGGCAGCCTTCAACAGGCCCTTAAGTCTGCTAACAACAACGGCGAtcacggcggcggcggcggccccGGCGACGCCGGGTATCTTTCCGATGATTCCAACCGGACCAGAAAGAAGGGTTTGCCTAGATCTCTCTCCTTTATTCCTGCTTTTTGGCATTAAATATCACTCTAATGCATATATCATGTTTTTAGATtctgatgttgttttgagtgggGTCCACTAATGATTCGGGGGTCGATTATACTGTGATTCGATTTTGTCTTGATGTACTTTATACAGTTTGTTTACATGGGATTGAAATAGGAACATcacaattttgttttgttttgaaataGGAACATCATGGACTGAGGATGAGCATAGGTCATTCTTGATTGGGCTGGAGAAGCTTGGGAAAGGTGATTGGAGAGGGATTTCAAGAACCTATGTGCCAACAAGGACACCAACCCAAGTGGCTAGCCATGCCCAGAAGTATTTCATCAGGATGTCCTCCTGTGACAAGAAAAAGCGGAGGTCGAGCGTGTTCGACCTGGGTTTGAATGATACGgtaattatttgttattctCTAAAATCGAAAAACGTGTTCTGTTATGTTGTCACATTGTTTGGTAAGTTTTTTGTGGTGTATATATACAGAACCAGGCCCCACCTCCATCATCTTCTGACAAGGCTCCTCCTGAAATCCCAAAACCGGTATgtgaaatatttattatgacCATTTTACTGTAAAACGTGAGAAAGACGGTAGCAGACAAGACTTATTCTTATGGTTAAAGTATCCTGAAATGGCTTATGTTATCCTACAGGCTAGTGTCCCTCCATCTGCCCCACCTGTAACCAAAGATGAATCTAAAGGAAAGGTATGTTGCGCTATAATTTCACACGATAATCTATGATGCACTAAAACCCTCGTAGAGTATTTTCCTGTATATCGTTTTCTCGTTTCCGTTTTCTCTATATACCATTGGTTTTTTTATGTCATATGATAGGCCATTGAAACAGCTTCTGAAAAGCTTCCCATTGCTCCAGTGGATAAAGCTTTCACTGTTCTGAACTTAGGGCATGAAAGGCCTCCAATTTCACAAAACACAACCTGTGAGAAGCCTCCCATTTCACCAGTGTCACCTCTGGTCCCTCCTAGCTTCAACTGCATGCCAtacatggtaaaaaaaaaatggtccaTATGTTACAATAATTCTCGTCTGTCGAACATATAACATGTAGTAAAGTTCGTTTAAACGCTT of Ipomoea triloba cultivar NCNSP0323 chromosome 3, ASM357664v1 contains these proteins:
- the LOC116012943 gene encoding transcription factor MYBS3, which gives rise to MTKETLRKCSHCGHNGHNSRTCKGCSSIRLFGVKINVSGDENHHDPIRRCKSMGSLQQALKSANNNGDHGGGGGPGDAGYLSDDSNRTRKKGTSWTEDEHRSFLIGLEKLGKGDWRGISRTYVPTRTPTQVASHAQKYFIRMSSCDKKKRRSSVFDLGLNDTNQAPPPSSSDKAPPEIPKPASVPPSAPPVTKDESKGKAIETASEKLPIAPVDKAFTVLNLGHERPPISQNTTCEKPPISPVSPLVPPSFNCMPYMNVPATRMMPVVSWAPVVTYPSYGYLGNSHGNYAAPAGCVQYVPPRPAGPLLPRETRRGGPHGGLVAPATKKDGLDLNMGALKL